GTTCGAGCGTCAGCGCGTAGTGCAGGCGCCAGTACTCGAGGTCCGTGCCGATCAGGCCGGCCGCCTCGACGGCCGCCAGGACTTCGGAGGCCGCCGGAATGTAGCCGCCGGGAAAAATGTACTTGCGGATCCACGGATCCGAGCCGCCGCCGGCCGAGTAGCGCCCGATCGTGTGCAGCAGGGCGACGCCGTCGGGCTTGAGCAGCTCCCGCACGCGGCGGAAGAACAGCGGGTACTGCGGGCGGCCGACGTGCTCGAACATGCCGACGCTGACGATCGCGTCGAACGCGCCGGTCGTGTCGCGGTAGTCCTGCAGGCGGAACTCGACGCGATCCTGCAGACCGCGTTCGCGAGCACGCTGCTGCGCGACCTTGAGCTGCTCCTGCGACAGCGTGATGCCGGTGCAGTGCACGCCGTGGCGCTCGGCCAAGTACATCGCCAGGCTGCCCCAGCCGCAGCCGATGTCGAGCACGCGCGCGCCCGGCTTGAGGTCGAGCTTGGCGGCGATGTGCGCGCACTTGGCCTGCTGCGCCGCTTCCAGCGAGTCGTCCGGGCTGCGGAAGTAGGCGCAGGAGTAGTGCAGGTCGCGGTCGAGGAAGCGCCGGTAGACCGCGTAGTCCACGTCGTAGTGATGGTGCACGTTCGCCAGCGCGCGGCGGCGCGTGTTCAGCTCGCCGAGCTGCGCGCGCAGCTTGTTGTACCAGCGGGCCGCTGCAGGCCCTGCGAGGCCGTCGAGGTTGCTGACGCACACGCGCAGGACCTCGGCCAGATTCCCGTTCAGCGGCTCCCAGTGGCCGTCCATGTAGGCCTCGGCAAAGGCCAAGCGCGGATTGCGCAGCATGCGCCACAGCACGGACGCGTCGCGCACGCGCACGGCGACGGGACTGCCGCTGCCCAGGCGCCAGCGGCGGCCGTCCGGCGCGACGAATTCCACGGCGCCGGCGCAGCAGCGCCGTCCGATCAGATCGAGGATTGCTTGCATGGTTCAACGCCCTCCATTGAGGTGTGACAAGGGTTGGGTCATCGAACGGGTAACGACCAGGTGATGCGCGTCGGCCTTGCGGTCGTCCCAGATTCCAGCGGGTTCCTTCACGGTCATCGCTACCACCACAGGCGCACGCCTGCGACGAGGCGGTGCTCGTTGACCGGCTCGTCATCGGCGCGGGCGAAGTCGGCCGTATCACCGAATGATCGCTCCCAGACATAGCCGATGTAGGTGTTCCATCCCGGATCATCATATAGTTCCGTCTCGGTCCCCGCTGCTGCTGGCGCGCGAGGTGTTCCGGGAGCTGGCAGGGGACGGGAAAGCGGTTGATCGGGAGGTGT
This Immundisolibacter cernigliae DNA region includes the following protein-coding sequences:
- a CDS encoding SAM-dependent methyltransferase, which codes for MQAILDLIGRRCCAGAVEFVAPDGRRWRLGSGSPVAVRVRDASVLWRMLRNPRLAFAEAYMDGHWEPLNGNLAEVLRVCVSNLDGLAGPAAARWYNKLRAQLGELNTRRRALANVHHHYDVDYAVYRRFLDRDLHYSCAYFRSPDDSLEAAQQAKCAHIAAKLDLKPGARVLDIGCGWGSLAMYLAERHGVHCTGITLSQEQLKVAQQRARERGLQDRVEFRLQDYRDTTGAFDAIVSVGMFEHVGRPQYPLFFRRVRELLKPDGVALLHTIGRYSAGGGSDPWIRKYIFPGGYIPAASEVLAAVEAAGLIGTDLEYWRLHYALTLEHWNARFQAARADIAGHMGERFCRMWEFYLQACAACFRHGDLAVFQLQLTQTLDRLPVTRDYLYPMAATARSAAAPRRTSQRRATT
- a CDS encoding copper resistance protein B encodes the protein MRTPPDQPLSRPLPAPGTPRAPAAAGTETELYDDPGWNTYIGYVWERSFGDTADFARADDEPVNEHRLVAGVRLWW